A single region of the Eremothecium gossypii ATCC 10895 chromosome V, complete sequence genome encodes:
- the HMS1 gene encoding Hms1p (Syntenic homolog of Saccharomyces cerevisiae YOR032C (HMS1)), whose translation MQMSSSLLEAEMFLASLNSEESDNDSYNLFNTLTGRGVQVPLGLEAGMPSDLTPESFKSNTGFDSGLTEGLASTEFTSPLDPGDGDLKGSCRDRLLVNGGNINVSANGGNEAGFLGLEEHEGLSSVSPSVVNRKVVLAAGSVTDSTTSGSSGSAGASHGRISKPKRERMSHNIIEKKYRTNINDKILQLREIVPALRVASKREDGVTVGEDDIKQLDGLEPARKLNKASILTKTIEYIKHLEEKCAFFQAETERLKHGQSISTPESIRYLSQNATFSGVPSSTQNTLSSDVSSATSPFTANAYPNSNSSGDFNNKFLLGGIAFTMGMTCFGDNDDFQNARGLFAMPVFHYSPATNGYTLSDTYGTAINIKSSVISMIRLVFFFFVAFRFLVLFLHNNSPKQKSEKDNIPAMIIKFSEALEFGTSSGLWNTLKKTLFVNRFKYPKNCIERVESEMAKCFVLQIYARKSQCIDYLLHRYCMSSWTTLSKQVAIANAVAAKRGQSYGREWDMITNILQSSLKQTIESTDTLDILERSGTVAYSMRDFITLVNDSIINSNIHSILASLLDTLVDPSVDLDDTVKGIYKAEIQDDRSLQFARENYIVLNALFNISEVTSKNLLNLLRLEDKPSIDTINKDRLFVLYSAIMIQLLSKGHYVYLYMWFKRVPLRYLDVSNCTLLGVTGMYLTLRHIMAHEDHLPDQEIFSLLEELATKLRVWLGSAPADVLDIEVRGKLIEYCMNTALYCGGKIEHPTSTTLMTDHDEDESESSDSE comes from the coding sequence ATGCAAATGAGCAGCAGTCTTCTGGAAGCTGAGATGTTTCTTGCTTCTTTAAACTCGGAAGAAAGCGATAATGACTCGTATAACCTATTCAACACGCTGACGGGAAGAGGAGTTCAAGTACCACTAGGGCTTGAAGCTGGCATGCCAAGCGATCTAACGCCGGAGTCCTTTAAATCAAACACAGGTTTTGACTCGGGTCTGACAGAAGGCCTTGCCTCTACAGAATTCACTAGTCCACTAGACCCGGGAGACGGCGACCTAAAAGGTTCTTGCCGAGACCGATTATTGGTGAATGGCGGCAACATCAATGTATCAGCCAATGGCGGGAATGAGGCAGGATTCCTGGGCTTGGAAGAACATGAAGGTTTAAGCTCTGTCTCACCTTCCGTCGTAAACCGTAAGGTCGTACTTGCGGCGGGGTCAGTGACGGACTCGACAACCTCGGGTTCTAGCGGTAGCGCTGGCGCATCCCATGGTCGCATTTCCAAGCCAAAGCGGGAAAGAATGTCCCACAATATTATCGAGAAAAAATACCGGACGAATATTAATGACAAGATACTGCAACTTCGCGAGATTGTCCCTGCTCTTCGCGTTGCTTCAAAACGTGAAGACGGGGTCACGGTTGGGGAAGATGATATAAAGCAGCTTGATGGGCTAGAGCCAGCCAGGAAGTTGAACAAAGCCTCTATTTTGACGAAAACGATTGAGTATATAAAACACTTAGAAGAAAAGTGCGCGTTCTTCCAAGCAGAGACCGAGAGGCTCAAGCATGGTCAAAGCATTTCCACTCCTGAGAGTATACGGTACCTCTCACAGAATGCTACCTTCAGTGGCGTGCCGTCTTCTACACAGAACACCCTCTCCAGTGATGTCTCTTCTGCTACCTCTCCTTTCACTGCCAACGCTTATCCAAACTCAAATTCGTCCGGTGATTTCAATAACAAATTTTTGCTTGGTGGCATTGCATTTACTATGGGGATGACTTGTTTTGGTGATAATGATGACTTTCAAAATGCTCGTGGGCTTTTCGCAATGCCTGTTTTCCATTACTCTCCGGCAACCAATGGATATACATTATCGGATACCTATGGAACCGCCATCAATATCAAATCATCAGTTATATCTATGATTCGGTTGGttttcttcttctttgtCGCCTTTCGCTTCCTTGTGTTGTTTCTCCACAATAATTCGCCAAAGCAGAAATCAGAAAAAGATAATATACCAGCTATGATAATTAAGTTCTCAGAAGCTTTGGAATTTGGTACTTCATCAGGACTATGGAATACACTTAAAAAAACATTATTCGTTAATCGCTTCAAGTATCCCAAAAATTGTATTGAACGCGTTGAATCAGAAATGGCCAAGTGTTTTGTGCTTCAAATTTACGCAAGAAAGTCGCAATGCATAGACTATTTGCTGCACCGTTATTGTATGTCATCATGGACAACGTTATCTAAGCAAGTGGCCATAGCGAATGCTGTGGCTGCGAAGAGAGGCCAGAGTTATGGTAGGGAATGGGATATGATTACCAATATTTTGCAATCTTCCTTGAAACAAACCATTGAATCGACGGATACATTAGATATACTCGAAAGATCGGGTACTGTTGCATATTCGATGAGAGACTTTATCACTTTGGTAAATGACTCAATCATCAATTCAAATATCCATTCGATACTCGCCTCTTTGTTAGATACACTCGTGGATCCATCAGTTGACTTGGATGATACAGTCAAAGGTATATACAAGGCGGAAATTCAAGACGACAGATCTCTCCAATTCGCCCGCGAGAATTACATTGTCCTCAATGCTTTGTTCAATATCTCCGAGGTTACTAGTAAGAACCTATTAAACTTGCTCCGACTAGAAGATAAACCATCGATAGATACCATTAACAAAGACCGTTTATTTGTCTTGTATTCCGCTATTATGATACAGTTACTGTCAAAAGGTCATTACGTCTACCTTTATATGTGGTTTAAACGGGTACCTCTAAGATATTTGGACGTTAGCAACTGTACTTTGTTGGGTGTCACAGGTATGTACCTAACGTTACGCCATATAATGGCGCATGAGGATCATTTGCCGGACCAAGAAATATTTTCACTCCTCGAAGAGCTGGCCACTAAACTTCGTGTCTGGTTAGGTTCCGCTCCAGCTGATGTGCTAGATATCGAGGTGAGAGGTAAGCTTATTGAATACTGCATGAATACTGCACTTTATTGCGGTGGGAAAATAGAACATCCTACATCGACGACTTTGATGACTGACCATGATGAAGACGAATCTGAAAGCTCTGATTCGGAATAG
- the GIT1 gene encoding Git1p (Non-syntenic homolog of Saccharomyces cerevisiae YCR098C (GIT1)), with protein MSTTGLLKYDAEARKARFAVGKKGKWLHLFSILAAGFALISDGYQNNVMSMLNRVFRNQYGEIEYSADVSTRVSNASLIGTIIGQVGMGFACDYMGRKWGILVATILLVLGSVLCAVAYGKTTSALFMMLTVTRWVVGCGIGAEYPSSSVAANEAANEYSERRRGGIMVMVTNLPLSLGGPFATAIFLVVYKILGSQRLVAVWRTMFALGCIWPISVFYFRWRLASNELFESGRMRSNVPVWLIIKYCWRSMIGTCGAWFLYDFVTFPNGIFSGTIIASVIGDSEDLIKIAEWNLLLGVLAVPGVILGALLCDRIGRKYTLVFGFTGYIIFGLIIGCAYTRIMKIVPLFIIFYALMLSLANAGPGDMLGVVSSESFPTPVRGTCYGISAAIGKLGAVVGTQSFQPIRNRLGPSYTFIIAAICGILGVVVSWIFVPHLREHDLMENDIKFYNYLLANGWTGTPKYTRCDVLDNESSETDTAICLKEPITHADTSDGKKSPSK; from the coding sequence ATGTCCACGACAGGGTTACTAAAGTATGACGCGGAGGCTCGCAAAGCACGTTTTGCTGTGGGGAAGAAGGGCAAATGGCTACATCTATTCAGTATCCTGGCGGCAGGATTTGCGCTTATTTCAGATGGTTACCAAAATAATGTCATGTCGATGTTAAACCGTGTATTCAGAAATCAGTACGGTGAGATAGAATATAGTGCAGATGTATCTACAAGGGTTTCAAATGCATCACTCATAGGGACTATCATAGGGCAGGTGGGGATGGGATTCGCTTGTGATTATATGGGTCGCAAATGGGGCATTCTGGTAGCGACAATATTGCTTGTATTGGGATCTGTTCTCTGCGCCGTGGCCTATGGCAAAACCACGTCCGCTCTCTTCATGATGCTCACCGTGACGAGATGGGTAGTTGGCTGCGGTATTGGTGCAGAATACCCCTCTTCATCTGTCGCTGCAAATGAGGCTGCAAATGAATACTCTgagcgccgccgcggtGGGATCATGGTAATGGTAACCAATTTACCACTCTCGCTTGGCGGCCCATTTGCCACGGCAATTTTTCTTGTGGTATACAAAATCCTAGGGTCGCAGAGACTTGTAGCGGTTTGGAGAACCATGTTTGCACTTGGCTGCATATGGCCTATTTCTGTGTTTTACTTCCGGTGGAGATTAGCTAGTAATGAGCTCTTTGAGAGTGGCCGAATGCGCTCGAATGTCCCAGTATGGTTGATTATTAAATATTGTTGGCGCAGTATGATTGGAACTTGTGGTGCATGGTTTCTATATGATTTTGTAACCTTTCCCAACGGAATATTTTCAGGTACTATTATAGCTTCTGTTATTGGTGATTCGGAAGACTTGATTAAAATTGCTGAGTGGAATCTATTACTTGGCGTACTAGCAGTACCAGGAGTGATACTGGGAGCTTTATTGTGTGATAGAATAGGCAGGAAGTACACACTCGTTTTCGGATTTACTGGGTATATCATATTTGGACTAATAATTGGATGCGCATATACCAGAATTATGAAAATAGTGCCCCTCTTTATTATATTTTACGCGCTAATGCTCAGTCTAGCAAATGCTGGCCCTGGTGATATGCTTGGCGTAGTCAGCTCTGAAAGCTTTCCGACTCCTGTCAGAGGCACATGCTATGGTATTAGTGCTGCGATAGGGAAATTAGGTGCAGTTGTAGGAACACAATCATTTCAACCAATTCGAAACCGATTAGGCCCCTCATATACATTCATTATTGCTGCTATTTGTGGAATTCTTGGGGTAGTGGTATCATGGATTTTCGTACCTCACCTACGTGAGCATGACCTCATGGAAAACGATATTAAGTTCTATAACTATCTCCTTGCAAATGGCTGGACCGGAACGCCCAAATATACAAGATGTGATGTGCTCGATAATGAGTCTTCTGAAACTGATACTGCGATTTGCTTAAAGGAGCCCATAACACACGCCGATACTTCTGACGGTAAAAAAAGCCCTTCGAAGTGA
- a CDS encoding exonuclease 1 family protein (Syntenic homolog of Saccharomyces cerevisiae YOR033C (EXO1) and YDR263C (DIN7)), protein MGIAGLLPQLKCIQQPVTLHRYRSQALAIDGYAWLHRSAHSCATELGMGQPTEKYLQFFVKRLTILRDQYDIEPYLVFDGAGIKVKAGTEAKRHEKRAESRARAIDLWEKGERRKSFEYFQKCVDITPEMTKVIIDYCIGAGFKYVVAPYEADPQLVYLEKSGLVQGIISEDSDLLVFGCRRLITKLNDYGEGFEICRDDFVHLPDKFPLNSLGESGLRTMVCLAGCDYTKGIPQVGLLTAVKLVVKHKTMDQILLTIKREGKWKVPAEFLDEYRFADLAFQFQRVYCPLKNQLTTLNEVPSTLREDPILYECIGHAVHKITGERCVISDDMMIDHEIHTRIAIGQLNPCNHKQALINRERQLGVDKGVVHLTVSSVPCTSAPTRPVSTSWKIKQTTVEPGPPVRTSAGTSLGVMDRIERIVQKRKLADSHEGQLNESTFFVRRQSAGGSQQKPVNAAYRSSDDTRSTQKSLPSSQTLALPMTPADSVDAGVIMSCFAKTPEKENVSPVLDGIGSTGQEHTEADEITEVLDELDDSSNNLQESSSPLQQLTLTKALAAKFIYRSETSFEKRQRLPLTNCDANDRFIDTKKLVIGKLNKRMMVSSKDTASLCIAQEKPSLVSKQTTTNSRRQSSGSRHKVSSGTRQLSLSNFLYKG, encoded by the coding sequence ATGGGAATTGCAGGGCTACTTCCACAGCTCAAGTGCATACAACAGCCAGTGACCTTACATCGGTACCGTTCGCAAGCGCTCGCGATCGATGGTTACGCGTGGCTACACAGATCTGCGCACTCGTGCGCGACAGAACTCGGAATGGGGCAGCCTACTGAAAAGTACCTGCAGTTCTTCGTCAAACGTCTAACAATACTCCGGGATCAGTACGACATTGAGCCGTACCTTGTCTTTGACGGGGCTGGAATCAAGGTCAAAGCCGGCACGGAAGCCAAGCGACACGAAAAACGCGCCGAGAGTCGTGCACGAGCAATCGATTTATGGGAGAAAGGAGAACGACGTAAGAGCTTCGAGTACTTTCAGAAGTGCGTCGATATCACGCCTGAGATGACCAAGGTAATTATAGACTACTGTATCGGAGCGGGGTTTAAGTACGTGGTTGCACCCTACGAGGCAGATCCACAGCTCGTGTATCTCGAAAAAAGTGGGCTAGTACAGGGGATTATCAGTGAAGACTCAGACCTACTTGTCTTTGGATGCCGACGGTTGATCACGAAACTCAACGACTATGGAGAAGGTTTCGAGATTTGTAGAGATGACTTCGTGCACCTGCCGGACAAATTCCCGCTGAACAGCCTGGGCGAAAGCGGTCTTAGAACAATGGTCTGCCTAGCTGGATGTGACTATACAAAAGGTATTCCACAAGTCGGGTTGCTGACAGCGGTGAAGCTTGTAGTCAAACATAAGACAATGGACCAGATACTCCTGACCATCAAACGTGAAGGCAAGTGGAAAGTACCAGCGGAATTTTTGGATGAGTACCGTTTTGCTGATCTGGCGTTCCAGTTCCAGCGTGTCTACTGTCCGCTAAAAAATCAGCTCACCACCCTAAACGAAGTTCCTAGTACCCTGCGGGAAGATCCTATTCTATATGAATGTATCGGACATGCGGTGCATAAAATAACAGGTGAAAGGTGTGTAATTTCAGATGATATGATGATTGACCACGAAATTCATACACGCATCGCCATCGGTCAGCTAAATCCGTGCAACCACAAGCAAGCTCTTATTAATAGGGAACGACAGTTAGGCGTAGACAAAGGTGTAGTGCATCTGACAGTTTCTTCGGTCCCCTGTACGTCTGCTCCAACTCGCCCGGTGTCCACCTCCTGGAAAATCAAACAGACAACTGTTGAACCTGGGCCGCCAGTACGCACGTCTGCAGGCACCAGTCTAGGTGTCATGGATCGTATTGAAAGAATAGTACAAAAAAGGAAACTGGCTGACAGTCACGAAGGGCAGCTAAATGAAAGTACTTTCTTCGTAAGACGGCAATCTGCTGGCGGGTCACAACAAAAACCAGTGAATGCTGCTTACAGGTCCTCTGACGATACTCGAAGTACCCAGAAGAGCCTCCCTAGCAGTCAAACTTTGGCTTTGCCCATGACACCAGCCGACTCAGTTGATGCAGGTGTAATTATGAGTTGTTTTGCTAAAACACCAGAGAAAGAAAATGTGTCACCGGTTCTAGATGGAATTGGCTCTACTGGGCAGGAGCACACTGAGGCAGATGAAATAACAGAAGTTTTGGACGAGCTAGATGATTCATCTAATAATCTACAGGAATCCTCTTCGCCTCTGCAACAATTGACCTTGACAAAGGCTTTGGCTGCGAAATTTATTTATAGGTCAGAAACTTCGTTTGAAAAACGTCAGCGACTTCCCCTCACCAACTGCGATGCCAATGATAGATTTATTGATACTAAGAAACTTGTCATCGGCAAGTTAAACAAGCGAATGATGGTGAGCTCGAAAGATACTGCTAGTTTGTGTATTGCACAAGAAAAGCCCTCCCTGGTCAGTAAACAAACCACAACTAACTCTCGGCGCCAAAGTTCAGGTAGCAGACACAAGGTCAGTTCTGGTACCAGACAACTATCACTCAGTAACTTCCTCTATAAGGGTTGA
- a CDS encoding ankyrin repeat domain-containing DHHC palmitoyltransferase family protein (Syntenic homolog of Saccharomyces cerevisiae YDR264C (AKR1) and YOR034C (AKR2)), whose product MSGQLNVAEDSVLLDDISISSIQPIVSDVPAAEDVGDEDHISGASIAENRPKDPTLVKYHAACQRGDLKTVKDMIEAGVIDVKADWDEEEQVSGLHWASANNRLNLVRYLIAQGADVNIKGGDLEATPLHWASKSGYVYIVHCLLEHGADPLITDRQGYNLLHTSTFSSEVMLITYVLFTGQIPVDSPDPTGKTALHWAAYQGDPNTVEALLKFDADVRVVDTGGFTPLHWATVKGHPHVLKALIEHGSDVFLKNNDGKNALMIAQEMNTQKALQNALYECGFNKDGFAIRKYFKNPMHAKMVTFFTPWLILGLILSFFAYFSILLAILGCLLTVLAAGYGLYNFVFPSFILMKRIVIFKTPLLAGILSGTIFWLLYVWLFKMLPATFDDEPILNLTVFALFAGVVFLLTKLLQSDPGYIVPATDHNQIRATIIELLRVGKYDSKHFCIHSWIRLPLRAKYKRFVHSVILRYDHYCPWIYNYIGFRNHKIFIYFILLLDLGILALAKLCLEYFDELKDHAKNKDALKCSILSKDLCAGFTYDPFTLFLLEWVCVQGMWILALSFVQFFECLKGVTEHEFAHWQRRNRGVVGREHVFNTAPEELMEEDPEEERNKLRSLGAAGQRHCCSTLTTATGFDRFLSVIGSSLGRQPRTTHNPINYPIETDYGWKQNLKDFWLTSDISAPMWRRILLPPVGTRGLLNGQEVDYQKLYNLPERVISIEEIV is encoded by the coding sequence ATGAGCGGGCAACTTAATGTTGCCGAGGATTCTGTCCTACTTGATGATATTTCAATAAGTTCCATACAACCTATTGTTTCTGATGTTCCTGCAGCAGAGGATGTCGGTGATGAGGACCACATATCAGGGGCCAGTATTGCTGAGAACCGCCCCAAAGATCCCACACTAGTTAAATATCATGCTGCGTGTCAGAGAGGTGATTTAAAGACGGTGAAGGACATGATAGAAGCTGGAGTGATCGATGTGAAAGCGGACTGGGACGAGGAAGAGCAAGTATCCGGGCTACATTGGGCGAGTGCAAATAACAGGTTGAATTTAGTGCGCTACTTGATTGCCCAGGGGGCAGATGTCAATATCAAGGGCGGTGATCTGGAGGCTACACCCCTCCATTGGGCTTCGAAGTCGGGCTATGTATACATCGTGCACTGCCTTTTAGAGCACGGCGCAGACCCACTGATAACTGACAGACAAGGTTACAACCTTCTTCACACATCGACGTTTTCCTCTGAGGTAATGTTGATTACCTACGTGCTGTTCACAGGACAGATTCCAGTGGATAGCCCAGATCCGACTGGGAAGACCGCTTTACATTGGGCTGCGTATCAGGGGGACCCTAACACCGTAGAAGCGCTATTAAAGTTTGATGCTGACGTGCGAGTAGTTGATACGGGTGGATTTACTCCCCTACATTGGGCTACAGTGAAAGGTCATCCGCATGTACTAAAAGCGCTGATTGAGCATGGCAGCGATGTATTCCTCAAGAACAATGACGGTAAAAACGCCTTGATGATTGCCCAGGAGATGAACACACAGAAAGCCCTTCAGAATGCTCTGTATGAGTGTGGATTTAATAAAGACGGGTTTGCCATAAGGAAATATTTTAAGAACCCCATGCATGCGAAAATGGTTACTTTTTTTACGCCTTGGCTCATCCTTGGGCTCATATTATCCTTTTTTGCCTACTTTTCCATTTTGCTTGCGATCTTGGGGTGCTTGTTAACGGTCCTGGCGGCAGGGTATGGCTTATACAACTTTGTTTTCCCTTCCTTCATCTTGATGAAACGGATTGTTATCTTTAAAACACCATTACTAGCAGGTATTCTCAGCGGGACAATATTTTGGCTATTATATGTATGGCTATTCAAGATGCTACCGGCAACTTTCGATGACGAGCCAATTCTAAACTTGACGGTTTTCGCTCTTTTCGCAGGCGTTGTGTTTTTGTTAACCAAGCTACTCCAGTCAGACCCCGGGTACATCGTCCCTGCTACGGATCATAACCAAATCCGCGCGACTATTATTGAGCTACTAAGGGTCGGCAAATATGACTCGAAGCACTTCTGCATACATTCGTGGATCCGTCTTCCATTGCGCGCTAAGTACAAGCGATTTGTTCACAGCGTTATCCTGCGCTATGACCATTACTGCCCATGGATATACAACTACATCGGTTTCCGGAACCATAAAATATTCATTTACTTTATTTTACTGTTAGACTTGGGTATCTTGGCCCTAGCCAAGTTGTGCCTGGAATACTTTGACGAGCTGAAGGATCACGCCAAGAACAAAGATGCCCTCAAATGTTCCATTTTGAGTAAAGATCTCTGTGCCGGATTTACATACGACCCCTTCACGCTCTTTCTGCTAGAATGGGTCTGCGTTCAGGGGATGTGGATCCTGGCGCTGAGCTTCGTCCAGTTTTTCGAATGTCTAAAGGGCGTTACAGAGCATGAATTCGCCCATTGGCAACGCCGAAATAGAGGCGTAGTCGGGCGGGAGCATGTGTTTAACACCGCCCCTGAAGAGCTCATGGAAGAAGACCCTGAGGAAGAACGGAACAAACTACGTTCTTTGGGTGCCGCCGGCCAGCGCCATTGTTGCTCTACCCTAACTACTGCCACCGGATTTGACCGTTTTCTCAGCGTCATCGGCTCCTCCTTGGGCAGACAGCCTCGCACCACGCATAACCCCATCAACTACCCAATTGAAACAGACTACGGCTGGAAGCAGAACCTGAAGGATTTCTGGCTCACAAGTGATATCTCCGCCCCTATGTGGCGGCGCATCCTACTACCACCTGTCGGTACGCGTGGCTTACTAAATGGTCAGGAGGTCGACTATCAAAAACTTTACAACCTACCAGAGCGCGTTATCTCGATCGAGGAGATCGTCTAA
- the SHE4 gene encoding She4p (Syntenic homolog of Saccharomyces cerevisiae YOR035C (SHE4)), with product MGRTSFTICEDKVQMDAQQLARIFHDNLKVDESPDVYIKALDELVSGSSVINVEDIEEVVLHCIKDHTESRNHFLQLSRTRPGSLLELLEYGSGKSIPAIVDAFSNAQDTNAVLREIQKLLQDRNRTPAWYIQLIYQLLEKNWYTFSDLAFLVRVLPRRMDSEQVRPLSLVLFARLHSSYPSDFEKEFTDTIDTLAIEADVGIEGSLDAVLLTLTELFPLLPLLCSQLLLKPELQQVLRDESTRNRKTLLLALNLLSVACIDDTVRRYIADNLLKELETAFSDSDTKLYASIVLIKTWAFKKLQSIDIEQLCATCVTELQSPVVKRRAIAVEGLAYLTLKSTVRISIRADGDASLILVQLLKKNPDSSTIYGILSTLVNLTASPSEQSSEQKSLNALKAYADLHVPASGKQEPLEDDDEIDAFIEDYILDLQVIGTLRSSKNVLMANCKEQLAKLIYQVTKSRPFIQSCVKQGATTFLLEYLNDAPVHNIIQILAARALARILINTDPKLLFHRHSPMNSVPALFGLIPILDGLDNEEALSYLTTRDSYEALLALTNLAATDSSEELAKVIVSNNRYWLKLMNCVLDETVQIQRSALELLANLMARPINIAAKFFNLANPESRKNFDTLVCLLRLEDIRSQRAIAAIFANIAGSIPFIAEELLKEDELIKAVILTLKEQCEDEELMQRLLFFIDALLEVSPSKNDSHLLVDNKDLYKTLQKLVITKLPPESFEAQLLSSIRRRYSLFGCDLNQDEVGK from the coding sequence ATGGGCCGGACCAGCTTCACTATATGCGAGGACAAGGTTCAGATGGACGCCCAGCAGCTAGCACGTATATTCCATGACAACTTAAAAGTCGATGAATCACCAGACGTATACATCAAGGCATTAGACGAACTGGTTAGCGGAAGCAGCGTAATAAACGTTGAGGACATTGAGGAGGTTGTGCTACACTGTATTAAAGATCATACCGAATCTCGTAATCATTTTCTGCAGCTATCCAGGACCAGACCCGGGAGCCTGCTTGAATTGCTAGAGTATGGGAGCGGCAAAAGTATTCCTGCGATAGTTGATGCCTTTTCAAACGCTCAAGACACGAATGCAGTTCTCCGTGAAATTCAAAAGCTACTACAGGATAGGAACAGAACCCCTGCATGGTACATTCAACTAATCTATCAGTTGCTGGAGAAAAACTGGTACACATTCAGCGACCTGGCCTTTCTGGTCCGCGTTTTGCCACGCAGAATGGACAGTGAACAGGTACGCCCACTGTCATTGGTGCTATTTGCACGGCTACATTCCTCGTACCCCAGTGACTTTGAGAAGGAGTTTACAGATACGATTGATACTCTGGCAATTGAAGCAGACGTGGGCATCGAAGGATCTCTAGATGCAGTATTATTAACGCTGACCGAGCTATTTCCGTTGCTGCCGTTACTATGCTCCCAACTTCTTCTGAAACCTGAACTTCAGCAGGTGCTACGGGATGAGAGCACACGGAATAGGAAGACCCTACTGCTCGCCTTGAATCTGTTATCTGTCGCTTGTATTGATGATACAGTTCGCCGCTACATTGCAGACAACCTGCTAAAGGAATTGGAGACAGCGTTCTCTGATTCAGACACAAAACTGTATGCATCCATTGTCTTAATAAAAACATGGGCCTTCAAAAAGCTGCAATCTATTGATATCGAACAACTCTGTGCAACCTGCGTAACCGAGTTGCAGTCGCCTGTCGTCAAAAGGCGTGCCATTGCAGTAGAAGGACTCGCATATCTTACGTTGAAAAGCACGGTGAGGATATCTATACGGGCGGATGGCGACGCGTCTCTTATTTTAGTCCAATTGCTAAAAAAGAATCCTGACTCCTCCACCATTTACGGAATACTTTCTACATTGGTCAATCTCACTGCATCGCCCTCAGAGCAATCATCCGAACAGAAATCCCTGAATGCACTAAAGGCATACGCAGACTTGCATGTACCGGCCAGTGGCAAACAGGAGCCACTTGAGGATGACGACGAAATCGATGCTTTCATTGAAGACTACATTCTTGACCTACAAGTAATTGGTACCCTAAGGTCGTCGAAGAACGTACTGATGGCTAACTGTAAAGAACAGCTTGCGAAACTGATATATCAGGTAACGAAGAGTCGACCTTTTATCCAATCCTGTGTTAAACAAGGCGCCACCACGTTTTTGCTCGAGTACCTCAACGATGCACCCGTTCACAATATTATCCAAATACTTGCCGCCAGAGCCTTAGCCCGCATACTTATAAATACAGATCCCAAACTTCTCTTCCATCGCCATTCCCCTATGAACTCTGTCCCAGCTCTTTTTGGATTGATCCCAATTCTCGACGGCTTGGACAATGAAGAGGCCCTGTCTTACCTCACGACACGCGATAGTTATGAAGCCCTACTGGCGCTGACGAACCTGGCGGCCACAGATAGCAGTGAGGAGCTTGCTAAGGTTATTGTTTCCAATAATCGGTACTGGTTGAAGCTCATGAACTGTGTCCTTGACGAAACTGTCCAGATCCAACGTTCTGCACTGGAACTTCTAGCCAACCTAATGGCACGGCCTATCAACATCGCAGCAAAGTTCTTTAATCTTGCCAACCCGGAGAGCCGCAAAAACTTTGATACGCTAGTGTGTCTCTTACGCCTTGAAGATATCCGTTCCCAGCGTGCGATCGCAGCGATTTTTGCCAACATTGCGGGCTCCATACCATTCATTGCTGAGGAGCTGCTTAAGGAAGATGAACTAATAAAAGCCGTCATACTAACATTAAAGGAGCAGTGCGAAGATGAGGAGCTGATGCAACGTCTGCTCTTTTTCATTGATGCATTACTTGAAGTTTCACCATCTAAAAATGATTCGCATCTGCTGGTTGATAATAAAGACCTCTATAAAACTCTCCAAAAGTTAGTTATTACAAAGCTACCCCCGGAATCATTCGAGGCCCAGCTTTTATCATCCATTCGGCGCCGTTATTCGCTCTTCGGCTGCGATTTAAATCAGGATGAGGTAGGGAAATAA